GATTGCCATCACGATGTTGACATAAAAAGAGAgatttaaaaatcaacaaaacttTATTGAATCGCTGCCACAAACACAATCATTAAAtaaggaaaacaaataaatagagATTAAAAGCGTGGATCAGGGAAGAGAGCCTCATGGACGTCGATGATTCCGTGGCGGTTCCCTCACATTCCGGTCGCTCTTCTCGTGGATGTGGGTCGACTCGGCCAGCTCCACGTTGGCGTGCAAGGCGGCGTCGTTGGCATTGAGGTGGGCCTCCTGGGCGGACAGGGTGGCCTTTTCAGCCGCATCCCGCGTCTCCTCGTAGTCCAAGCGAGCAGCATAGGCCTGCGATTCAGCGTGCTCCAGCTTGGTCTTGGCCTGGGCCACCATGTCGATTTGGGAGGCCAACTCGGCGGCTGCCTCGGAGGCCGCCTTTTGCGCCAATTCCGAAGCGGATTGGGCATTGTTGAGTGCTGCGGTTAGCACACTGACATGGTTGATGGCCTGCTGGGCGGCATATTGGGCCGCTTTCGCCGATCTCTTGGCCTGCTGCAACTGGGTCAGCTCGTTCTCCATCGCCTTGTGCGCCTCCACACTCTGATCCTCCAGTCGATGGAGCAGCACCTCCTTGCCCTTGAGCACGGCCACTGCAGTGCCGGCTGCCTGAGCAGCCGCCTGGGCCAAAGTGCTCTTGGCCACATACGAGGCCTGCTTGCCGGCCGCATTTTGGCTGGCCACTGCGGACAGCGCCTGATCCGCCGAGCCCTTGGCTATGCTGCGCAGTCCGTTATCCGCGAGGTaaccacctccacctccacctccacctccacct
This genomic window from Drosophila gunungcola strain Sukarami chromosome 3R, Dgunungcola_SK_2, whole genome shotgun sequence contains:
- the LOC128265681 gene encoding uncharacterized protein LOC128265681, which codes for MPSLLRHLLLLTLFLAATPTLGRKVKRKESHYHHLVNVPPPPPPSSNQGAGPVSQQTAVIEHEVPPYTYEAINHDEFEPAKVKLSHFEASSDYIVHTLHNGGGGGGGGGGGYLADNGLRSIAKGSADQALSAVASQNAAGKQASYVAKSTLAQAAAQAAGTAVAVLKGKEVLLHRLEDQSVEAHKAMENELTQLQQAKRSAKAAQYAAQQAINHVSVLTAALNNAQSASELAQKAASEAAAELASQIDMVAQAKTKLEHAESQAYAARLDYEETRDAAEKATLSAQEAHLNANDAALHANVELAESTHIHEKSDRNVREPPRNHRRP